In Entelurus aequoreus isolate RoL-2023_Sb linkage group LG13, RoL_Eaeq_v1.1, whole genome shotgun sequence, a genomic segment contains:
- the LOC133663848 gene encoding uncharacterized protein LOC133663848, whose amino-acid sequence MPSPAHALNMQRVTQVLTTLGHHSDNYKDALKIMQQYGKGCNTSDLQSEEENEELPEKRNRKPVHRLGDSDDSEEDPGNSDLTSLCMASQLHRQTPPSRRVPARVMSTLQLDSSTGDNFLAPHHGEGRIHMLSTAPALNMQRVTQGTAVPPRLPPPPSPAALNMWQTEEPGSSLAYRPTWRGERMANNISCSAPEVIHILSLLETIKHNQDQLIAKVL is encoded by the exons atgccttcaccagcacacgCATTAAatatgcagagagttacacaag ttcttaccaccttggggcaccattcag acaactacaaagacgcattaaaaataatgcaacaatatggaaagggctgcaacacctcagacctgcaatctgaggaggagaacgaggagctgccagaaaaaaggaacagaaagccagt ccatcgtctcggggactcagatgatagcgaagaagacccgggaaatagtgacctcacatctctgtGTATGGCAAGCCAATtacacaggcaga ctccaccgtctcgccgagtgccagcaagagtcatgagtactttacaactcgactcctcaactggagataactttctag cacctcaccatggggaaggacgcattcatatgctttcaacagcacctgcattaaacatgcagagagttacacaag gaactgcagtccctcctcgactccctccacccccctcaccagcagccctcaacatgtggcagacagaggagcctggatccagcctggcctacaggccaacatggcgaggggaaaGAATGGCcaacaacatttcctgctctg cgcctgaggtaatccacatccttagcctgctggaaactattaagcacaaccaagaccagctaattgcgaag gtgctgtga
- the LOC133663849 gene encoding uncharacterized protein LOC133663849, producing MNRDIAVVPSGWYDDRMVFWPSYKNTDRIERAALNEEQHEPNWPRFDVSVVRTCDNYKDALKIMQQYGKGCNTSDLQSEAENEELPEKRNRKPVHRLGDSDDSEEDPGNSDLTSLGLASQLHRQTPPSRRVPARVMSTCQLDSSTGDNFLAPHHGEGRIHMPSTAPALNMQRVTQGTAVPPRLPPPPSPAALNMWQTEEPGSSLAYRPTWRGERMADNISCSGAVSKNVLTRSATDAEVTKHAIRWFNLAGDRATRRRVPLPPPQEE from the exons atgaacagggacattgcggttgtcccaagtggatggtatgatgataggatggttttctggcccagctataaaaacaccgacagaattgaaagggccgctttaaatgaggagcagcatgagccaaactggccaagatttgacgtttctgttgtccgaacttgtg acaactacaaagacgcattaaaaataatgcaacaatatggaaagggctgcaacacctcagacctgcaatctgaggcagagaacgaggagctgccagaaaaaaggaacaggaagccagt ccatcgtctcggggactcagatgatagcgaagaagacccgggaaatagtgacctcacatctctggggttggcaagccaattgcacaggcaga ctccaccgtctcgccgagtgccagcaagagtcatgagtacttgtcaactcgactcctcaactggagataactttctag cacctcaccatggggaaggacgcattcatatgccttcaacagcacctgcattaaacatgcagagagttacacaag gaacggcagtccctcctcgactccctccacccccctcaccagcagccctcaacatgtggcagacagaggagcctggatccagcctggcctacaggccaacatggcgaggggaaagaatggccgacaacatttcctgctctg gtgctgtgagtaaaaatgtgttgacaaggtcagccacggacgctgaggtcaccaaacacgccatcaggtggttcaacttggcgggggatcgggcaacgaggagacgagtcccgcttccacctcctcaggaggaatag